In Nymphaea colorata isolate Beijing-Zhang1983 chromosome 5, ASM883128v2, whole genome shotgun sequence, one genomic interval encodes:
- the LOC116254224 gene encoding serine/arginine-rich splicing factor SR45a isoform X1: MDDSFRGLHKRLQGLYLLVLILLKDNIFVELCYFCRLWGPRSCTVILVLMGDAINLHDIMATRWIIGLCFIYVFLVVNGLLYDISLTCFLFSMWQMSYSRSERYYCRSRSSSRSRSRSRSLSPDMDRRRRRSLSRSRSRSRSYDYEAENPGNNLYVTGLSTRVTKKELERHFASEGGMVEDCHLVVDPRTRESRGFAFVTMSTVEEADRCIKYLDRSVLGGRVITVEKAKRSRGRTPTPGRYLGVKTVRVRRRSPSYSPYDSEYSDERDRSYSPYDRRGRDRSYSPRGRERYRSRSRSRDGRSSYYYGSRYRSYSRSPCSRRRYRSYSRDRGSPYGRYDYRYRRSRSSYSPYYYDRRDRSYSPYSRRRRDSPYDRYDRSPSPYERRRRSVSRSASSRRSCGPRSPSRSVSHRSPSRSCSVSSRSRSPSASR; the protein is encoded by the exons ATGGACGATAGTTTCCGAGGACTACACAAAAGGCTACAGGGACTTTATCTGCTTGTTTTGATTTTGCTGAAGGACAATATTTTTGTTGAACTATGCTACTTCTGCAGGCTTTGGGGTCCG CGTTCTTGTACTGTTATACTTGTTCTCATGGGTGATGCAATCAACTTGCATGACATCATGGCAACAAG GTGGATAATAGGTTTATGCTTCATTTATGTATTTCTGGTTGTGAATGGTCTGTTATATGACATATCACTGACCTGTTTCCTCTTCTCAATGTGGCAGATGTCATACTCCAGAAGTGAGAG GTACTATTGTCGGTCTCGTTCATCTTCACGCTCACGTTCACGTTCCAGGTCATTGTCGCCCGATATGGACCGGAGGCGGAGAAGGTCCTTGTCAAGGTCAAGGAGTCGTTCAAG GAGCTATGACTATGAAGCAGAAAACCCTGGAAATAACCTCTACGTGACCGGGCTTTCAACTCGAGTCACCAAGAAAGAGCTTGAGAGGCATTTCGCCAGTGAAGGTGGCATG GTGGAGGATTGTCACCTGGTTGTCGATCCTCGAACCAGGGAATCTCGTGGATTTGCATTTGTGACGATGTCCACTGTTGAGGAAGCGGATCGGTGTATTAAGTATCTAGACCGCTCTGTTCTAGGCGGTCGAGTAATTACTGTGGAGAAG GCGAAACGAAGTCGAGGCCGAACACCGACCCCTGGTCGTTACCTGGGTGTGAAGACCGTCAGAG TGAGGCGTAGGTCTCCAAGCTACTCACCTTATGACTCTGAATATTCTGACGAGAGGGATCGATCCTATTCTCCATACGACCGGCGGGGAAGGGATCGATCCTATTCTCCACGCGGGAGGGAAAGATACAGGTCGAGGTCCCGCTCCCGTGATGGTCGCTCCTCATACTACTATGGATCGCGCTACCGTTCCTACTCTCGAAGCCCTTGCAGCAGAAGACGATACAGGTCGTATTCCCGAGACCGCGGATCACCTTATGGAAGGTACGACTATCGCTACCGGAGATCGAGGTCGTCGTACTCGCCATACTATTACGATAGGAGGGATCGGTCGTATTCTCCGTACAGTCGACGGCGCCGTGACAGCCCTTACGATCGCTATGATCGTTCACCTTCTCCGTATGAAAGGCGTCGGAGGTCTGTCTCGCGCAGTGCGTCTTCCCGGCGGAGTTGTGGCCCCCGGAGTCCATCGAGGAGCGTTTCACACAGGAGCCCCAGTCGGAGCTGTAGCGTGAGCTCTCGCTCTAGGTCCCCGTCTGCCTCTCGCTGA
- the LOC116254224 gene encoding serine/arginine-rich splicing factor SR45a isoform X3, which yields MSYSRSERYYCRSRSSSRSRSRSRSLSPDMDRRRRRSLSRSRSRSRSYDYEAENPGNNLYVTGLSTRVTKKELERHFASEGGMVEDCHLVVDPRTRESRGFAFVTMSTVEEADRCIKYLDRSVLGGRVITVEKAKRSRGRTPTPGRYLGVKTVRVRRRSPSYSPYDSEYSDERDRSYSPYDRRGRDRSYSPRGRERYRSRSRSRDGRSSYYYGSRYRSYSRSPCSRRRYRSYSRDRGSPYGRYDYRYRRSRSSYSPYYYDRRDRSYSPYSRRRRDSPYDRYDRSPSPYERRRRSVSRSASSRRSCGPRSPSRSVSHRSPSRSCSVSSRSRSPSASR from the exons ATGTCATACTCCAGAAGTGAGAG GTACTATTGTCGGTCTCGTTCATCTTCACGCTCACGTTCACGTTCCAGGTCATTGTCGCCCGATATGGACCGGAGGCGGAGAAGGTCCTTGTCAAGGTCAAGGAGTCGTTCAAG GAGCTATGACTATGAAGCAGAAAACCCTGGAAATAACCTCTACGTGACCGGGCTTTCAACTCGAGTCACCAAGAAAGAGCTTGAGAGGCATTTCGCCAGTGAAGGTGGCATG GTGGAGGATTGTCACCTGGTTGTCGATCCTCGAACCAGGGAATCTCGTGGATTTGCATTTGTGACGATGTCCACTGTTGAGGAAGCGGATCGGTGTATTAAGTATCTAGACCGCTCTGTTCTAGGCGGTCGAGTAATTACTGTGGAGAAG GCGAAACGAAGTCGAGGCCGAACACCGACCCCTGGTCGTTACCTGGGTGTGAAGACCGTCAGAG TGAGGCGTAGGTCTCCAAGCTACTCACCTTATGACTCTGAATATTCTGACGAGAGGGATCGATCCTATTCTCCATACGACCGGCGGGGAAGGGATCGATCCTATTCTCCACGCGGGAGGGAAAGATACAGGTCGAGGTCCCGCTCCCGTGATGGTCGCTCCTCATACTACTATGGATCGCGCTACCGTTCCTACTCTCGAAGCCCTTGCAGCAGAAGACGATACAGGTCGTATTCCCGAGACCGCGGATCACCTTATGGAAGGTACGACTATCGCTACCGGAGATCGAGGTCGTCGTACTCGCCATACTATTACGATAGGAGGGATCGGTCGTATTCTCCGTACAGTCGACGGCGCCGTGACAGCCCTTACGATCGCTATGATCGTTCACCTTCTCCGTATGAAAGGCGTCGGAGGTCTGTCTCGCGCAGTGCGTCTTCCCGGCGGAGTTGTGGCCCCCGGAGTCCATCGAGGAGCGTTTCACACAGGAGCCCCAGTCGGAGCTGTAGCGTGAGCTCTCGCTCTAGGTCCCCGTCTGCCTCTCGCTGA
- the LOC116254224 gene encoding serine/arginine-rich splicing factor SR45a isoform X2, with protein sequence MSYSRSERYYCRSRSSSRSRSRSRSLSPDMDRRRRRSLSRSRSRSRSYDYEAENPGNNLYVTGLSTRVTKKELERHFASEGGMVEDCHLVVDPRTRESRGFAFVTMSTVEEADRCIKYLDRSVLGGRVITVEKAKRSRGRTPTPGRYLGVKTVRVRRRSPSYSPYDSEYSDERDRSYSPYDRRGRDRSYSPRGRERYRSRSRSRDGRSSYYYGSRYRSYSRSPCSRRRYRSYSRDRGSPYGRYDYRYRRSRSSYSPYYYDRRDRSYSPYSRRRRDSPYDRYDRSPSPYERRRRSVSRSASSRRSCGPRSPSRSVSHRSPSRSCSVSSRSRSPSASR encoded by the exons GTACTATTGTCGGTCTCGTTCATCTTCACGCTCACGTTCACGTTCCAGGTCATTGTCGCCCGATATGGACCGGAGGCGGAGAAGGTCCTTGTCAAGGTCAAGGAGTCGTTCAAG GAGCTATGACTATGAAGCAGAAAACCCTGGAAATAACCTCTACGTGACCGGGCTTTCAACTCGAGTCACCAAGAAAGAGCTTGAGAGGCATTTCGCCAGTGAAGGTGGCATG GTGGAGGATTGTCACCTGGTTGTCGATCCTCGAACCAGGGAATCTCGTGGATTTGCATTTGTGACGATGTCCACTGTTGAGGAAGCGGATCGGTGTATTAAGTATCTAGACCGCTCTGTTCTAGGCGGTCGAGTAATTACTGTGGAGAAG GCGAAACGAAGTCGAGGCCGAACACCGACCCCTGGTCGTTACCTGGGTGTGAAGACCGTCAGAG TGAGGCGTAGGTCTCCAAGCTACTCACCTTATGACTCTGAATATTCTGACGAGAGGGATCGATCCTATTCTCCATACGACCGGCGGGGAAGGGATCGATCCTATTCTCCACGCGGGAGGGAAAGATACAGGTCGAGGTCCCGCTCCCGTGATGGTCGCTCCTCATACTACTATGGATCGCGCTACCGTTCCTACTCTCGAAGCCCTTGCAGCAGAAGACGATACAGGTCGTATTCCCGAGACCGCGGATCACCTTATGGAAGGTACGACTATCGCTACCGGAGATCGAGGTCGTCGTACTCGCCATACTATTACGATAGGAGGGATCGGTCGTATTCTCCGTACAGTCGACGGCGCCGTGACAGCCCTTACGATCGCTATGATCGTTCACCTTCTCCGTATGAAAGGCGTCGGAGGTCTGTCTCGCGCAGTGCGTCTTCCCGGCGGAGTTGTGGCCCCCGGAGTCCATCGAGGAGCGTTTCACACAGGAGCCCCAGTCGGAGCTGTAGCGTGAGCTCTCGCTCTAGGTCCCCGTCTGCCTCTCGCTGA
- the LOC116254223 gene encoding calmodulin-binding receptor-like cytoplasmic kinase 2 isoform X1 — MSSLSTKRENGRRRPPSVDGRSQHGSEIDASWSSAASSSYDFAKGSSYPDRPRDSPDRRKLSSLGSVRLVAGAFTSCFSPLRRTREQEEQGLSETVVSTVSSESSMGSKASSGRQFKMPRQEDCRAFGMLKLSYAEIARATNNFSAENEIGRGGFGVVYRGRLRDGTFVAVKRAKKGLHDYHLSAEFESEIKTLSMVEHLNLVRFFGCLESPDEWIIVVEYVHNGTLRDHLHDKRFKVLQLGARLDIAIDIAHAITYLHMYAEHPIIHRDIKPANILLTDKLRAKVADFGFARLTSDDPTATHVSTQIKGTAGRMDPEYLSTMQLTEKSDVYSFGVLLVELMTGRCPIERGRGAKERVTVTWVMKKLRDGEAASLIDPRLTRNQAADLAVENVLTLASQCLLPTRREERPSMKECAEVLWGIRKIYRDAHHV, encoded by the exons ATGTCGTCTCTGTCCACGAAGAGGGAGAACGGCCGGCGACGGCCTCCGAGCGTCGATGGCCGGAGCCAGCACGGGAGTGAGATCGATGCCTCGTGGTCCTCGGCTGCCAGCAGCAGCTACGACTTCGCCAAAGGATCGAGCTACCCCGACCGGCCGCGCGACAGCCCGGATCGGAGGAAGCTCTCCTCCCTCGGCTCGGTGAGGCTCGTCGCCGGAGCCTTCACGTCGTGCTTCTCCCCTCTGCGCCGCACACGCGAGCAAGAAGAGCAAGGCCTCTCcg AAACGGTGGTATCGACTGTGAGCAGCGAGAGCTCCATGGGAAGCAAGGCGAGCAGCGGTCGGCAATTCAAGATGCCGAGACAAGAGGATTGCCGGGCTTTCGGGATGCTCAAGCTCTCCTATGCGGAGATTGCCCGCGCCACCAACAACTTCTCCGCGGAAAATGAAATCGGAAGGGGCGGATTCGGCGTCGTCTACAGAGGCAGGCTTCGGGATGGGACCTTCGTCGCCGTCAAGCGTGCCAAAAAG GGTTTACACGACTACCATTTGTCCGCAGAGTTCGAAAGTGAGATCAAGACGCTGTCAATGGTGGAACATCTGAACCTCGTTAGATTTTTTGGATGCCTTGAGAGCCCAGACGAATGGATAATAGTGGTGGAGTATGTCCACAATGGAACCCTACGAGATCACCTACATG ATAAACGCTTCAAGGTGCTCCAACTTGGCGCTCGTCTGGATATCGCCATTGATATTGCTCATGCAATCACATACCTTCACATGTATGCAG AGCATCCGATCATCCACAGGGATATAAAGCCCGCGAACATCCTCTTAACCGATAAACTAAGAGCCAAAGTAGCAGACTTCGGCTTTGCAAGATTGACGTCAGATGATCCAACGGCTACCCACGTCTCCACACAGATCAAGGGGACGGCAGGACGTATGGACCCCGAGTACCTCAGTACCATGCAGCTTACGGAGAAGAGTGACGTTTATTCCTTCGGTGTTCTACTCGTTGAGTTAATGACCGGAAGATGCCCCAtcgaaagaggaagaggagccAAGGAGAGGGTGACCGTTACGTGG GTAATGAAGAAGCTTCGAGATGGAGAAGCTGCCTCACTTATTGATCCAAGATTAACAAGAAACCAAGCTGCAGATCTGGCCGTTGAGAATGTCTTAACGTTGGCTTCCCAGTGTCTTCTTCCTacaagaagagaggagaggcCTAGCATGAAAGAGTGCGCAGAAGTACTCTGGGGCATCAGAAAAATCTATAGGGATGCTCATCATGTTTAG
- the LOC116254223 gene encoding calmodulin-binding receptor-like cytoplasmic kinase 2 isoform X2, translated as MSSLSTKRENGRRRPPSVDGRSQHGSEIDASWSSAASSSYDFAKGSSYPDRPRDSPDRRKLSSLGSVRLVAGAFTSCFSPLRRTREQEEQGLSETVVSTVSSESSMGSKASSGRQFKMPRQEDCRAFGMLKLSYAEIARATNNFSAENEIGRGGFGVVYRGRLRDGTFVAVKRAKKGLHDYHLSAEFESEIKTLSMVEHLNLVRFFGCLESPDEWIIVVEYVHNGTLRDHLHEHPIIHRDIKPANILLTDKLRAKVADFGFARLTSDDPTATHVSTQIKGTAGRMDPEYLSTMQLTEKSDVYSFGVLLVELMTGRCPIERGRGAKERVTVTWVMKKLRDGEAASLIDPRLTRNQAADLAVENVLTLASQCLLPTRREERPSMKECAEVLWGIRKIYRDAHHV; from the exons ATGTCGTCTCTGTCCACGAAGAGGGAGAACGGCCGGCGACGGCCTCCGAGCGTCGATGGCCGGAGCCAGCACGGGAGTGAGATCGATGCCTCGTGGTCCTCGGCTGCCAGCAGCAGCTACGACTTCGCCAAAGGATCGAGCTACCCCGACCGGCCGCGCGACAGCCCGGATCGGAGGAAGCTCTCCTCCCTCGGCTCGGTGAGGCTCGTCGCCGGAGCCTTCACGTCGTGCTTCTCCCCTCTGCGCCGCACACGCGAGCAAGAAGAGCAAGGCCTCTCcg AAACGGTGGTATCGACTGTGAGCAGCGAGAGCTCCATGGGAAGCAAGGCGAGCAGCGGTCGGCAATTCAAGATGCCGAGACAAGAGGATTGCCGGGCTTTCGGGATGCTCAAGCTCTCCTATGCGGAGATTGCCCGCGCCACCAACAACTTCTCCGCGGAAAATGAAATCGGAAGGGGCGGATTCGGCGTCGTCTACAGAGGCAGGCTTCGGGATGGGACCTTCGTCGCCGTCAAGCGTGCCAAAAAG GGTTTACACGACTACCATTTGTCCGCAGAGTTCGAAAGTGAGATCAAGACGCTGTCAATGGTGGAACATCTGAACCTCGTTAGATTTTTTGGATGCCTTGAGAGCCCAGACGAATGGATAATAGTGGTGGAGTATGTCCACAATGGAACCCTACGAGATCACCTACATG AGCATCCGATCATCCACAGGGATATAAAGCCCGCGAACATCCTCTTAACCGATAAACTAAGAGCCAAAGTAGCAGACTTCGGCTTTGCAAGATTGACGTCAGATGATCCAACGGCTACCCACGTCTCCACACAGATCAAGGGGACGGCAGGACGTATGGACCCCGAGTACCTCAGTACCATGCAGCTTACGGAGAAGAGTGACGTTTATTCCTTCGGTGTTCTACTCGTTGAGTTAATGACCGGAAGATGCCCCAtcgaaagaggaagaggagccAAGGAGAGGGTGACCGTTACGTGG GTAATGAAGAAGCTTCGAGATGGAGAAGCTGCCTCACTTATTGATCCAAGATTAACAAGAAACCAAGCTGCAGATCTGGCCGTTGAGAATGTCTTAACGTTGGCTTCCCAGTGTCTTCTTCCTacaagaagagaggagaggcCTAGCATGAAAGAGTGCGCAGAAGTACTCTGGGGCATCAGAAAAATCTATAGGGATGCTCATCATGTTTAG
- the LOC116254223 gene encoding calmodulin-binding receptor-like cytoplasmic kinase 2 isoform X3: protein MSSLSTKRENGRRRPPSVDGRSQHGSEIDASWSSAASSSYDFAKGSSYPDRPRDSPDRRKLSSLGSVRLVAGAFTSCFSPLRRTREQEEQGLSETVVSTVSSESSMGSKASSGRQFKMPRQEDCRAFGMLKLSYAEIARATNNFSAENEIGRGGFGVVYRGRLRDGTFVAVKRAKKGLHDYHLSAEFESEIKTLSMVEHLNLVRFFGCLESPDEWIIVVEYVHNGTLRDHLHDKRFKVLQLGARLDIAIDIAHAITYLHMYAEHPIIHRDIKPANILLTDKLRAKVADFGFARLTSDDPTATHVSTQIKGTAGRMDPEYLSTMQLTEKSDVYSFGVLLVELMTGRCPIERGRGAKERVTVTWVGISDTLRLDTWR, encoded by the exons ATGTCGTCTCTGTCCACGAAGAGGGAGAACGGCCGGCGACGGCCTCCGAGCGTCGATGGCCGGAGCCAGCACGGGAGTGAGATCGATGCCTCGTGGTCCTCGGCTGCCAGCAGCAGCTACGACTTCGCCAAAGGATCGAGCTACCCCGACCGGCCGCGCGACAGCCCGGATCGGAGGAAGCTCTCCTCCCTCGGCTCGGTGAGGCTCGTCGCCGGAGCCTTCACGTCGTGCTTCTCCCCTCTGCGCCGCACACGCGAGCAAGAAGAGCAAGGCCTCTCcg AAACGGTGGTATCGACTGTGAGCAGCGAGAGCTCCATGGGAAGCAAGGCGAGCAGCGGTCGGCAATTCAAGATGCCGAGACAAGAGGATTGCCGGGCTTTCGGGATGCTCAAGCTCTCCTATGCGGAGATTGCCCGCGCCACCAACAACTTCTCCGCGGAAAATGAAATCGGAAGGGGCGGATTCGGCGTCGTCTACAGAGGCAGGCTTCGGGATGGGACCTTCGTCGCCGTCAAGCGTGCCAAAAAG GGTTTACACGACTACCATTTGTCCGCAGAGTTCGAAAGTGAGATCAAGACGCTGTCAATGGTGGAACATCTGAACCTCGTTAGATTTTTTGGATGCCTTGAGAGCCCAGACGAATGGATAATAGTGGTGGAGTATGTCCACAATGGAACCCTACGAGATCACCTACATG ATAAACGCTTCAAGGTGCTCCAACTTGGCGCTCGTCTGGATATCGCCATTGATATTGCTCATGCAATCACATACCTTCACATGTATGCAG AGCATCCGATCATCCACAGGGATATAAAGCCCGCGAACATCCTCTTAACCGATAAACTAAGAGCCAAAGTAGCAGACTTCGGCTTTGCAAGATTGACGTCAGATGATCCAACGGCTACCCACGTCTCCACACAGATCAAGGGGACGGCAGGACGTATGGACCCCGAGTACCTCAGTACCATGCAGCTTACGGAGAAGAGTGACGTTTATTCCTTCGGTGTTCTACTCGTTGAGTTAATGACCGGAAGATGCCCCAtcgaaagaggaagaggagccAAGGAGAGGGTGACCGTTACGTGGGTTGGTATTTCTGACACCCTTCGTCTAGATACTTGGAG GTAA